The Aeromicrobium yanjiei DNA segment CCAGCTCGCGCAGCTCGGCCACGACACCGAGGTCGGTGCCGAACAGGGCTGCCATCGCGCCGCCGGACAGGAGGAAGAGGAACACGAGGGGCGCTGACACGAAGGAGGTCGAGGCAGGTGCAGGTGCGGTCTCCTCCGTCGCGGGCGCCGCGGTCACCGACCGCGTCGGCGGGTCGAGCACCAGGAAGATCACGCCGGCGACGACCTCGCACGCGCCGATCGCGTACAGCGCCGCGGCGGCGCTGACCTGGGTGACCAGCAGCGCACCCACCGCCGGGCCGATGATGAAGCTCGCCTCGGCGACGATCGAGTCGGCCGAGAACGCGGTGCGCCGCTGACGCTCCTCGACCATGACGCTCAGCGACAGCCGCACGATCGAGAAGATCGGGATGAGGAAGAGTCCCATCAGCACCGAGATCGGGACGAGCCACGCGTACGTGGCGATCGTCGCGAGGGGATACAGCAGCCCGATCATGACGATCGACGGCACGATCGCGCGGCGGATGCCGAGCCGGTCGATCAGTCGTCCGCGCCACGGCGAGCCGATGCCGGCACCGATCGTCGTGGCCGCGGCGATGACACCGGCCTGCTTGTAGTCGCCGCCCAGCTCGTCGACGACGTACAGCGTCAGGACCAGAGGTGCGGCGAGCGCGGGGATGCGAGCGA contains these protein-coding regions:
- a CDS encoding MFS transporter; its protein translation is MGFSGYAQLWADRKVRALFVAAFFARIPALAAPLVLTLYVVDELGGDYKQAGVIAAATTIGAGIGSPWRGRLIDRLGIRRAIVPSIVMIGLLYPLATIATYAWLVPISVLMGLFLIPIFSIVRLSLSVMVEERQRRTAFSADSIVAEASFIIGPAVGALLVTQVSAAAALYAIGACEVVAGVIFLVLDPPTRSVTAAPATEETAPAPASTSFVSAPLVFLFLLSGGAMAALFGTDLGVVAELRELDEVGSVAIAYGAWGLSSLVGGLVYGSLTRSVRPTFLLLALGVATIPVGLAGGVVSLSLLVIPAGLLCAPTMTAAAEWIAKLVPEERRGEAMGWQGTAYTIGGAASSPVIGAGIDGVGAWGGFVIGGSIATAIAVVVLIAQMVPRWRPTPEMATIEGVSR